In a single window of the Deltaproteobacteria bacterium genome:
- a CDS encoding adenylyltransferase/cytidyltransferase family protein, which produces MKSLKNLIGITLLLLSTNAFSAWIEDISGRNLSLVVYIGTFDPIHEGHQEIIDWLVRSGKYDGVVVIPNDRPLHKPGATAYETRLNDLRLIYGQHQKVYVPKEYRESFPVPMSISQIRGIKKNCRNCSFVGAFGDDILSSTFKLTTTRFLLSDLKKWLVFTRNFRDQIPKYYLGRPIEPIEFSNPESSSHIKKQLLAISDRDSSQSAKLNIHQNVLDRILFSNAYSNGGTYFKTGDIISFSLRRGMTPKIVQAISDSPFDHVGVLSWEQDLLFIYEFILGKGIVKSKLSDRWNYYRDSNGQVHFALAYGKKDLGEKDLERIKMFLANAADFSNQSFKSCTDFVLKSLSELGVTLKFDPSERIKIQSRVKSIANMEKYKDIPIYETITPVEILKKLNLVYSSEPSLHWTGSDLQTAWGHSTPSCLGFYK; this is translated from the coding sequence ATGAAATCTCTTAAAAATCTAATTGGCATTACTCTTTTATTGTTATCAACTAATGCTTTCTCCGCTTGGATTGAAGACATTTCTGGACGCAATTTAAGTTTAGTTGTTTATATTGGAACTTTTGACCCAATACACGAAGGACACCAAGAGATTATAGATTGGCTTGTTCGATCTGGTAAATACGATGGAGTAGTCGTCATACCAAATGATCGCCCACTTCATAAACCAGGTGCAACGGCTTATGAAACTAGGCTCAATGATCTTCGACTAATTTATGGTCAACATCAAAAAGTATATGTCCCTAAAGAATATAGGGAGTCTTTTCCTGTCCCCATGTCTATTTCACAAATTAGAGGTATTAAAAAAAATTGTAGAAACTGTTCATTTGTGGGTGCGTTTGGGGATGACATTTTGTCGTCCACATTTAAGCTGACTACTACCAGATTTTTATTGAGTGATTTAAAAAAATGGTTAGTTTTTACTAGAAACTTCAGGGACCAAATTCCAAAGTATTATTTAGGCCGGCCAATTGAACCAATTGAGTTTTCCAATCCTGAGTCGTCAAGCCACATAAAAAAACAACTTCTAGCTATTTCTGATAGAGATTCTTCTCAATCAGCTAAATTAAATATTCACCAAAACGTCTTAGATAGAATTCTATTTAGTAATGCTTATTCAAATGGCGGTACCTATTTTAAAACGGGAGATATAATTTCGTTTTCTTTACGCCGCGGAATGACCCCAAAAATCGTTCAAGCTATCTCTGATAGTCCGTTTGACCATGTCGGAGTTTTAAGCTGGGAGCAGGACTTACTTTTTATTTATGAATTTATTTTAGGAAAGGGTATTGTTAAATCTAAGCTATCCGATCGCTGGAATTACTATAGAGACTCGAATGGACAAGTCCACTTCGCCTTAGCTTATGGCAAAAAAGACCTTGGTGAAAAAGATTTGGAACGGATAAAAATGTTCCTTGCTAATGCTGCCGATTTTTCAAATCAAAGCTTTAAGTCATGTACTGATTTTGTACTTAAATCGTTATCTGAGCTGGGAGTTACACTTAAATTTGATCCATCTGAAAGAATAAAAATACAATCAAGAGTTAAATCAATAGCGAATATGGAAAAATATAAAGACATTCCGATTTATGAAACCATAACTCCCGTGGAAATTTTAAAAAAACTTAATCTAGTTTATTCTTCAGAACCCTCGCTTCATTGGACTGGCTCCGATCTTCAAACTGCCTGGGGTCACTCGACTCCGAGTTGCTTAGGCTTTTATAAATAA